A genomic window from Methanobrevibacter sp. TLL-48-HuF1 includes:
- a CDS encoding ABC transporter ATP-binding protein has product MSSIIEFKNIGKHYRDSDFSIDNFNLNVEKGDFVTMIGSSGCGKTTVLKMINGLITPDEGSIIVNGMDVSKSDRVKLRRKIGYAIQGTMLFPHLNVKENIAYVPNLIHEKDSEKIDEAIYKWLNIVGLDSSILNRYPHELSGGQQQRVGIARALAASPAILLMDEPFSAVDEITRTQLQKEMKEIHEKTKITVMFVTHDIREALYLADKVLVMQDGIIHQFDTPDEVLNHPATPFVEKLLERTKFILNK; this is encoded by the coding sequence ATGAGTTCAATCATTGAATTTAAAAATATAGGTAAACATTATCGCGATAGTGATTTTTCAATAGACAATTTCAATTTAAATGTTGAAAAAGGGGATTTTGTTACAATGATTGGTAGTTCAGGATGTGGAAAGACTACAGTTTTAAAAATGATTAATGGATTAATCACCCCTGATGAAGGCAGTATCATTGTAAATGGAATGGATGTTTCTAAATCAGACCGTGTTAAGTTAAGGAGAAAAATTGGATATGCAATTCAGGGAACAATGCTGTTTCCCCATTTAAATGTTAAGGAAAACATTGCTTATGTTCCTAATTTGATTCATGAAAAAGATAGTGAAAAAATCGACGAAGCCATTTATAAATGGTTGAATATTGTTGGACTGGATTCATCTATTTTAAACAGATATCCTCATGAACTCTCTGGAGGTCAGCAGCAAAGAGTAGGTATTGCAAGAGCACTTGCAGCATCACCAGCTATTTTATTGATGGATGAGCCATTTAGTGCTGTTGATGAGATAACAAGAACACAATTACAAAAGGAAATGAAAGAAATCCATGAAAAAACCAAAATTACAGTAATGTTTGTTACTCATGATATTCGGGAAGCATTATATTTGGCAGATAAAGTGTTGGTTATGCAGGATGGAATTATTCATCAGTTTGATACTCCAGATGAGGTGTTAAATCATCCTGCAACTCCTTTTGTTGAAAAATTATTGGAAAGAACAAAATTTATTTTAAATAAATAA
- a CDS encoding NosD domain-containing protein codes for MNFKYLMILSLMFIISIGAVSAAEDVNSTVESINIDDIPVDSIIMDGQIGTNDNNEYTITNDNYETYFNNMTGDILEDAPFSEGDVLKFDNVSDKYFVINKNLTILPAGSNITLTNVGFNFVPGSEGATVDGITIENNVTQWVNNNKIQLIPILIQHTKSINVINSYVHSSANFAIALANATYCNIRNNTLSTIKENPGMFGGKSTFLVVASSYNNVSNNNILSASANLIYFLYSVPGVTLTSGISEFNVFENNYLNGTSGMSSAMCWGIRIMANDKYAVGQNTFTGNLVSDAMKCVSIQGNVEKIILTGNTFVNTKTAIEVGSTRSNATFIIEGNTINSDYIGILLGKETAVIEKNMINATGYGIQINGANNATVFDNLVISDKDYGIYVSAGTNNSITNNYIISKTYYGNNAVTTKINDTIIENNTPTGASIDVDVIANINENATIKINVLPFDAYGNVTIKFNGKSETINFNASQTIVHDLGVLGAGDYNVTVIYNGNAKYNSTNITKTFSIGKISDYNITLNNTEIIAGENSTLVIILPEDATGVVNVTIGKDSYKVNVTGGVATVKINSLIAGDYKVNVTYSGDKTYEVSNNVFNLTVTPMKVDLNISDIVMIYHDGTKMVAVLTDIKGNPIANATVYFTINGKTYAKSTDANGTASMGLNLVSGVYGTTVSYNGSEVYNNVSKNITVTINPTIVADDLVKMYQNDTRFHAKFTDSTGKALANTEIRFNINGVFYTKKTDKDGMADLGIMLRPGSYILTAYNPVTGEEKGFNITVKSLIMQNDLTKYYLNASRFEATVYNKDGSLAVNKNVTFNINGVFYHKKTDENGVASLGISLRPGNYTITTMYDGLDIGNKVTVLPTLVTKDLSMKYLDGSNFTALTLDGQGKPLANQNVSFNVNGVFYHKVTNKDGIASLGIRLMSGEYIITSYWNDFQTGNTIKISS; via the coding sequence ATGAATTTTAAATATTTAATGATATTGTCTTTAATGTTTATCATTTCAATTGGTGCTGTAAGTGCTGCTGAAGATGTAAACAGCACTGTTGAATCAATTAATATTGATGATATTCCTGTAGATTCAATTATTATGGATGGTCAAATTGGTACTAATGATAATAATGAATATACAATAACAAATGACAATTATGAAACATATTTTAATAATATGACTGGTGATATATTAGAAGATGCTCCTTTCAGTGAAGGGGATGTTTTAAAATTTGATAATGTATCTGATAAATATTTTGTAATAAATAAAAACTTAACTATCTTGCCTGCTGGTTCAAATATTACTTTAACTAATGTTGGTTTTAATTTTGTTCCAGGAAGTGAAGGTGCAACTGTTGATGGTATTACTATTGAAAATAATGTTACACAATGGGTGAATAATAATAAGATTCAGTTAATACCAATTTTAATTCAACATACTAAAAGTATAAATGTTATTAATTCTTATGTTCACTCATCAGCAAACTTTGCTATTGCTTTAGCAAATGCAACATATTGTAATATTAGAAATAATACTTTAAGTACAATAAAAGAAAATCCTGGTATGTTTGGAGGTAAATCTACTTTTTTAGTAGTTGCATCAAGTTATAATAATGTATCTAATAATAATATACTTTCTGCTTCTGCTAATCTTATTTATTTCTTATACTCAGTTCCAGGTGTTACATTAACTTCTGGTATCAGTGAGTTTAATGTATTTGAAAATAATTATTTAAATGGAACTTCTGGTATGAGTAGTGCAATGTGCTGGGGTATTAGAATAATGGCTAATGATAAATATGCTGTTGGTCAAAACACATTTACTGGTAATTTAGTATCTGATGCAATGAAATGTGTCAGTATTCAAGGTAATGTGGAAAAAATAATTTTAACTGGCAACACTTTTGTTAATACAAAAACTGCAATTGAGGTAGGATCTACTAGGAGTAATGCTACATTTATCATTGAAGGTAATACTATAAACTCAGATTATATTGGAATTTTGCTTGGAAAAGAAACTGCAGTAATTGAAAAGAATATGATTAATGCTACTGGTTATGGAATTCAAATTAATGGAGCAAACAATGCTACTGTTTTCGATAATTTAGTTATTTCTGATAAAGATTATGGTATATATGTTTCTGCAGGTACCAATAATTCTATAACTAACAATTATATTATTTCTAAAACTTATTATGGAAATAATGCAGTTACTACAAAAATCAATGATACTATAATAGAAAACAACACTCCTACCGGAGCTTCTATTGATGTAGATGTAATTGCTAATATAAATGAAAATGCTACAATTAAAATTAATGTTTTACCATTTGATGCTTATGGTAATGTAACTATTAAGTTTAATGGAAAATCTGAAACTATTAATTTCAATGCTTCACAAACTATTGTTCATGATTTGGGAGTTTTAGGTGCTGGAGATTATAATGTTACTGTAATTTATAATGGTAATGCTAAATATAACTCAACCAACATTACTAAAACTTTTTCAATCGGTAAAATTTCTGATTATAATATAACTTTAAACAACACTGAAATCATTGCTGGTGAGAATTCAACTCTTGTTATAATTTTACCTGAAGATGCAACTGGTGTTGTCAATGTTACTATTGGAAAAGATTCATACAAAGTAAATGTAACTGGTGGAGTAGCTACTGTAAAAATCAACTCTTTAATTGCTGGTGATTACAAAGTAAATGTTACCTATTCAGGAGATAAAACTTATGAGGTTTCTAATAATGTATTTAATTTAACTGTTACTCCAATGAAAGTTGATTTAAACATTTCAGATATTGTGATGATTTATCATGATGGTACTAAAATGGTTGCTGTTTTAACTGATATTAAAGGCAATCCTATAGCTAATGCTACTGTATACTTTACTATTAATGGTAAAACTTATGCTAAATCTACTGATGCTAACGGTACTGCTTCTATGGGACTTAATTTAGTGTCTGGTGTATATGGAACTACTGTTTCATATAATGGTTCAGAAGTGTATAATAATGTATCTAAAAACATTACTGTAACTATTAATCCGACAATTGTAGCTGATGATTTGGTTAAAATGTATCAAAATGATACCAGATTCCATGCTAAATTCACTGACAGCACTGGAAAAGCACTGGCTAACACAGAAATCAGATTTAATATTAATGGTGTTTTCTATACCAAAAAGACTGATAAAGATGGTATGGCTGATTTAGGCATTATGTTAAGACCTGGATCTTACATTTTAACTGCTTACAACCCTGTAACAGGTGAAGAAAAAGGATTTAACATAACTGTAAAATCATTAATCATGCAAAACGATTTAACCAAATATTACTTAAATGCTTCCAGATTTGAAGCAACTGTCTACAACAAAGACGGATCTTTAGCAGTAAACAAGAATGTAACCTTTAACATCAACGGTGTGTTCTATCACAAAAAAACAGATGAAAATGGTGTTGCAAGCTTAGGAATCAGTTTAAGACCAGGAAACTATACCATTACAACAATGTATGACGGATTGGATATTGGAAACAAAGTCACTGTCTTACCAACTTTAGTAACAAAAGATCTCTCCATGAAGTACCTTGACGGCAGCAATTTCACTGCTTTAACTTTAGATGGTCAAGGTAAACCATTAGCTAACCAAAATGTATCATTTAACGTAAATGGTGTATTCTATCACAAAGTTACTAATAAAGATGGTATTGCAAGCTTAGGAATCAGATTAATGAGCGGCGAATACATCATAACTTCCTACTGGAATGACTTCCAAACAGGAAACACAATAAAAATCAGTTCTTAA
- the ppsA gene encoding phosphoenolpyruvate synthase yields the protein MYVVKFEDLGKSDIGIAGGKGANLGELTQAGIPVPPGFVVTAETYGKFMEDAGINGKVLDILAKTDINNTKELQAAAEEIKSIIIETPVPEDMSTLIIEAYNQLCQRVGEEDTDVAIRSSATAEDLPDASFAGQQDTFLHVSGSEDVIDYIRKCWASLFEARAIFYREENGFDHSKVYIAVVVQKMAIADKAGVMFTVNPSTGEEIALIEGSWGLGEAVVSGDVTPDNYVVDKSNDEVIGVTISDKKLMYVKDEDGTSVRVDVPEDKRNERVLSDEELVELTEMGKRIQAHYGEPMDTEWAFEKGNLFLLQARPITTLGDDNGAASEDSAVGDKNVIVKGLGASPGTASGKVKIILDIDELDKIKDGDIMVTTMTTPDMVPAMRRASGIITDEGGVTCHASIISRELGIPCVVGTGSATTTLEENVGVTLDGKKGLVYEGIHESKEEAAPTAANVEAAPIITVTEVKANVSMPEAAQRAAATGADGVGLLRTEHLMLTAGIHPGKFIADGRENELIDTIAENVMVVADAFYPKPVWYRTLDAPTDEFITLKGGENEPEEHNPMLGWRGIRRELDQPEILKCEFKAIKKLYDKGYTNLGIMIPLSQSPAELKQAKELCASVGLIPHKDIDFGMMVEIPAAALTIEDYLEIGVDFVSLGTNDLTQYTLAVDRNNEFVAKHYTEEHPAVMKLIERTIKKCVEAGVTCSICGQAGSVPHIVEKLVGYGITSVSSNADAVAEVRKTVARAEKKIILDAARKSQE from the coding sequence ATGTATGTTGTAAAATTTGAGGATTTAGGCAAATCTGATATTGGAATTGCAGGGGGAAAAGGAGCTAACTTGGGAGAATTGACTCAAGCAGGTATTCCTGTTCCACCTGGTTTTGTAGTAACTGCCGAAACTTATGGAAAATTCATGGAAGATGCTGGAATTAACGGTAAAGTATTGGATATTCTTGCTAAAACAGATATAAACAATACTAAAGAACTTCAAGCTGCTGCTGAAGAGATTAAATCTATTATCATTGAAACTCCGGTTCCAGAAGACATGTCTACTTTAATTATTGAAGCTTATAATCAACTTTGTCAGAGAGTTGGTGAAGAAGATACTGATGTAGCTATTCGTTCTTCAGCTACTGCAGAAGATTTACCTGATGCTTCATTTGCAGGTCAGCAAGATACTTTTTTACATGTTTCTGGTAGTGAGGATGTAATTGATTACATAAGGAAATGTTGGGCATCTTTATTTGAAGCAAGAGCTATTTTTTACAGGGAAGAAAACGGTTTTGATCACTCAAAAGTGTACATTGCTGTTGTTGTTCAAAAAATGGCTATTGCAGATAAGGCAGGCGTAATGTTTACTGTAAACCCATCTACCGGTGAAGAAATAGCTTTAATTGAAGGATCATGGGGTCTTGGTGAAGCTGTTGTATCCGGCGATGTAACTCCTGATAATTATGTTGTAGACAAAAGCAATGACGAAGTTATTGGTGTTACTATAAGTGATAAAAAATTAATGTATGTAAAAGACGAAGACGGAACTAGTGTAAGGGTAGATGTTCCAGAGGATAAAAGAAACGAAAGAGTTTTATCTGATGAAGAGCTTGTTGAGTTAACTGAAATGGGTAAAAGGATTCAGGCTCATTATGGTGAACCAATGGATACTGAATGGGCTTTTGAAAAAGGTAATTTATTCTTATTACAGGCAAGACCAATTACTACTTTAGGTGATGACAATGGTGCAGCTAGTGAAGATTCTGCTGTTGGTGATAAAAATGTCATTGTTAAAGGTCTTGGAGCAAGTCCAGGTACAGCTTCCGGTAAAGTCAAAATCATTTTAGACATTGATGAACTGGATAAAATTAAAGACGGCGACATTATGGTTACAACTATGACCACTCCTGATATGGTTCCGGCTATGAGAAGAGCTAGCGGAATTATTACTGATGAAGGTGGAGTAACCTGCCATGCATCTATTATTTCCCGTGAACTTGGAATTCCTTGTGTTGTAGGAACAGGTTCAGCTACAACTACTTTAGAAGAAAATGTTGGAGTTACTTTAGATGGTAAAAAAGGTTTAGTTTATGAAGGAATCCATGAAAGTAAAGAAGAAGCAGCTCCAACAGCAGCTAATGTTGAAGCAGCTCCAATTATAACGGTTACTGAAGTAAAAGCTAATGTAAGTATGCCTGAAGCAGCTCAAAGAGCAGCAGCTACTGGTGCAGATGGTGTAGGATTACTTAGAACTGAACATTTAATGTTAACTGCAGGTATTCATCCTGGAAAATTCATTGCTGATGGAAGGGAAAATGAATTAATTGACACTATTGCAGAAAATGTAATGGTTGTAGCAGATGCATTTTATCCAAAACCAGTATGGTACAGAACTTTAGATGCACCAACTGATGAATTCATCACTTTAAAAGGTGGAGAAAACGAACCTGAAGAACACAATCCGATGTTAGGTTGGAGGGGAATCAGAAGGGAACTTGACCAACCTGAAATTCTTAAATGCGAATTCAAAGCTATTAAAAAACTTTATGATAAAGGTTATACTAATTTAGGAATTATGATTCCATTATCACAAAGTCCTGCTGAACTTAAACAGGCAAAAGAACTTTGTGCTAGTGTAGGTTTAATCCCTCATAAAGACATTGACTTTGGTATGATGGTGGAAATACCTGCAGCAGCTTTAACTATTGAAGATTACCTTGAAATTGGTGTTGATTTCGTAAGTTTAGGAACTAATGATTTAACACAATATACTCTTGCAGTAGACCGAAACAATGAATTTGTTGCAAAACATTATACTGAAGAACACCCTGCTGTAATGAAATTAATTGAAAGAACAATTAAAAAATGTGTTGAAGCGGGTGTTACTTGCAGTATCTGTGGTCAGGCAGGCAGTGTACCTCATATTGTTGAAAAACTTGTAGGATATGGAATTACCAGTGTATCCTCAAATGCAGATGCTGTAGCTGAAGTTAGAAAAACTGTAGCTAGGGCTGAGAAAAAAATTATTCTTGATGCTGCCCGTAAATCTCAAGAATAA
- the rplJ gene encoding 50S ribosomal protein L16, whose product MVRAYTRRDYIRKTPNSRIVQYDMGNLTDEFPVSVSLAVKKPAQIRHNSLEAARIASNRLMQRKAGRLGYHLKLRTYPHQIVRENPMATGAGADRVQSGMRNAFGKPISVEAIVKAGQRIITIDTNKKNFEDAKLALKRAGMKLPVSCRIVVDKGEELVL is encoded by the coding sequence ATGGTTCGTGCTTATACAAGAAGAGATTATATTAGAAAAACCCCAAATTCAAGAATTGTTCAATATGATATGGGTAATTTAACTGACGAGTTTCCAGTTTCAGTAAGTTTAGCTGTAAAAAAACCTGCTCAAATTAGACACAACTCTTTAGAAGCAGCAAGGATTGCTTCTAACAGACTTATGCAAAGAAAAGCCGGAAGATTAGGTTACCACTTAAAATTAAGAACTTACCCTCACCAAATTGTAAGGGAAAATCCTATGGCTACTGGTGCAGGAGCAGATAGGGTTCAAAGTGGTATGAGAAATGCATTTGGTAAACCAATCAGTGTTGAAGCTATTGTTAAAGCGGGTCAAAGAATTATTACTATTGACACCAACAAGAAAAACTTTGAAGATGCTAAATTAGCATTAAAAAGAGCAGGAATGAAATTGCCAGTTTCCTGCAGAATTGTTGTTGACAAAGGCGAAGAATTAGTTTTATAA
- a CDS encoding nucleotidyltransferase family protein gives MSLTEDILRRDEELFFSDLDITSKSSDNNSETKLIADFTEYNPLHNGHFHCMKVAKSQVPDALFVAIVPGLFERSGRGIPYILPREIRAKIAISVGADVVVEGPPMGIMGSGQYSLSLAKMFKALNTDYIPRGYKEVPNFDLIMDRISEGHWIAPKPYKIIDKTVNEVLLRDKLEEDNYVIASFSNSLSKINFDYENKFIFVKRIGGVSGTLIRRSIAENNFDKVKDMMPDKTIEVLKHEIANDNLIYNVRDEEAILNTVNTFDFDDLAGLNMFNERLANTIFNNSPFDNVEEVQKVIGRGFSTHFSERILSILEIPISKKVISEYIENYPAKIRVLDYKNGEVLEKFRKKVNNEIELFH, from the coding sequence ATGTCATTAACTGAAGATATTCTTAGGCGTGATGAGGAATTGTTTTTCAGTGATTTGGATATAACTTCTAAAAGTTCAGATAATAATTCTGAAACGAAATTAATCGCCGACTTTACTGAGTATAATCCTTTACATAATGGTCATTTTCATTGCATGAAAGTTGCAAAGTCACAAGTTCCAGATGCATTATTTGTAGCTATTGTTCCAGGACTATTTGAGCGGAGTGGACGAGGTATTCCATATATATTGCCACGTGAAATTAGAGCAAAAATAGCTATTTCAGTAGGTGCAGATGTTGTTGTTGAAGGTCCGCCTATGGGAATTATGGGTTCCGGCCAGTATTCTCTGTCATTGGCTAAAATGTTTAAAGCTTTAAACACAGATTATATTCCAAGAGGTTATAAGGAAGTTCCAAATTTTGATTTAATAATGGACAGAATATCTGAAGGTCATTGGATAGCTCCAAAACCTTATAAAATAATTGATAAAACAGTTAACGAAGTTCTCCTAAGAGATAAGCTTGAAGAGGATAATTATGTCATAGCTTCCTTTTCAAATTCTTTAAGTAAAATCAACTTTGATTATGAAAATAAGTTTATTTTTGTAAAACGGATTGGAGGCGTAAGCGGAACTTTAATCAGGCGCTCTATTGCTGAAAATAATTTTGATAAGGTTAAGGACATGATGCCTGATAAAACAATTGAAGTTTTAAAACATGAAATAGCTAATGATAATCTGATTTATAATGTTAGGGATGAAGAAGCTATTTTAAATACTGTAAATACTTTTGATTTTGATGATTTGGCTGGTTTAAACATGTTTAATGAAAGATTGGCTAATACTATTTTTAATAATTCTCCTTTTGATAATGTTGAAGAGGTTCAAAAAGTTATTGGAAGAGGTTTTTCAACACATTTTAGTGAAAGAATACTCAGTATTCTGGAAATTCCCATTTCCAAAAAAGTAATTTCAGAATATATTGAAAATTATCCTGCAAAAATTAGGGTGCTGGATTATAAGAATGGTGAAGTTTTAGAAAAATTTAGAAAAAAAGTAAATAATGAAATTGAATTATTTCATTAA
- a CDS encoding ATPase: protein MECYYHPNKEGVNTCAICGKSVCEECSLEIAGKMYCKECLEKIVGIGLNNKTNEQKETQNIASQNVEKKSEPVRLGKKEEPQVYDESIYQPPKEEKAIFASDLSSNLDQSNENIYAGDLQEESSVYNTSPQQDYYPKEEVFNKPIADDSPYNIKGMSYSKEVNETPESYFRKESAPYLEPSNNINQDQSMGQNIIENQQQTLRQQPQSAQNEFDYYPQEQIAPQQQAPQDYIYPDHTYEPEETSARQALEEKYERYLDDLYFDETEVPLEEQLAKDEEEYGSLTKKPYVPQTPQPTEKEYNQQIIEEPAYVPQQMERQAYNPQANENQMYAQQQNYYQQEPQIRQPHRSYEEEQELDRQIRDQLNIRREQPKKSKKPIHNIRYEDEKEPFGIVDIILTIILIIAIIIVLFYIVYLFFLTNSYPTFLDAVFGLQDPGELIGNLMK from the coding sequence ATGGAATGTTACTATCATCCAAACAAAGAAGGTGTTAATACTTGTGCCATCTGTGGAAAATCTGTATGTGAAGAATGCAGTTTAGAAATTGCCGGCAAAATGTATTGTAAAGAATGTTTGGAAAAAATTGTAGGAATTGGATTAAATAATAAAACTAATGAACAAAAAGAAACACAAAATATAGCTAGCCAAAATGTTGAAAAAAAATCAGAACCTGTAAGGCTTGGTAAAAAAGAAGAACCTCAAGTTTATGATGAATCTATTTACCAGCCTCCAAAAGAAGAAAAAGCTATTTTTGCCAGTGATTTAAGCAGTAATTTAGATCAAAGTAATGAAAATATTTATGCAGGAGATTTGCAAGAAGAATCTTCTGTTTATAATACTTCACCGCAACAAGATTATTATCCTAAAGAAGAAGTATTTAATAAACCTATTGCAGATGATTCCCCATATAATATAAAAGGAATGAGCTATTCTAAAGAAGTTAATGAAACACCAGAATCATACTTTAGAAAAGAAAGCGCACCTTACTTAGAACCATCTAATAATATAAATCAAGATCAAAGTATGGGTCAAAACATTATTGAAAATCAACAACAAACATTAAGACAACAACCACAAAGTGCTCAAAACGAATTTGATTACTATCCGCAAGAACAAATAGCACCACAACAACAAGCACCTCAAGATTACATTTATCCGGACCATACTTACGAGCCTGAAGAAACAAGCGCAAGACAAGCTTTAGAGGAAAAATACGAAAGATATTTGGATGACTTGTACTTTGATGAAACAGAAGTTCCTTTAGAAGAACAATTAGCTAAAGATGAAGAAGAATACGGTTCATTAACTAAAAAACCATATGTTCCACAAACACCACAACCAACAGAAAAAGAATATAATCAGCAAATAATTGAAGAACCTGCTTATGTTCCTCAACAAATGGAAAGACAAGCATACAATCCGCAAGCTAATGAAAACCAAATGTATGCACAACAACAAAATTACTACCAACAAGAACCTCAAATAAGACAACCACATAGAAGTTATGAAGAAGAACAAGAATTAGACAGACAAATACGTGATCAATTAAACATCCGCAGAGAACAACCTAAAAAATCCAAAAAACCTATTCATAACATCAGATATGAAGATGAAAAAGAACCTTTCGGAATTGTAGATATTATATTAACTATCATATTAATAATAGCTATTATAATTGTATTATTCTACATTGTATACTTATTCTTCTTAACTAATAGCTATCCTACATTTTTAGATGCTGTATTTGGTCTTCAAGACCCTGGAGAATTAATAGGTAATTTAATGAAATAA
- a CDS encoding KEOPS complex subunit Pcc1 — protein sequence MKIKGKLQLKYKNSKIAETVYESLEVDNIGFLDSKLKNDTIEYNLDNNSLESFLSTADDLIASEIVVEKILETTKKE from the coding sequence ATGAAAATAAAAGGAAAACTGCAACTTAAATACAAAAATTCAAAGATTGCTGAAACTGTTTATGAATCTTTAGAAGTTGACAATATTGGATTTTTAGATTCAAAGTTGAAAAATGACACAATTGAATACAACTTAGACAATAATTCACTTGAAAGTTTTTTATCAACAGCTGATGATTTAATAGCATCTGAAATTGTTGTAGAAAAAATTCTTGAAACAACAAAAAAAGAATAA
- a CDS encoding glycine betaine ABC transporter substrate-binding protein, which translates to MLSETWSLIVNQSDFFTNLMIQHLEISLISVILAIILGLGLGIFISEYPKNKWILAIVNLIYTIPSIALFGFLIPVSGVGNTSAVIALTIYGLLPMVRNTYTGIRTIDGKIIEAAKGMGSTDLQILLKIKLPLALPHIMSAIRNMSVMTIALAGIASFIGAGGLGVAIYRGITTNNMPLIVAGSVLISVLAIGIDLILGYFEKISAPGAKRPKFFKYFKNKKVLACIVIICILLGGYIAHEENPANTIHIASKAYTEEYITGELLKQVIEAHTDLNVELTSGVAGGSGTIHSGMESGDFDLYPEYTGVAWLSILHKNSTYNETQFNELNSYYEDNYNMTWYNKYGFEDTYGIGVTKEVADKYNLTTYSDLAKVSNQLSFGAESDFYAREDGYDAICDAYGLNFKDTMDLDVSLKYDAVKQGQVDVIDIYTTDGRLENSNIVVLEDDKNFYPSYYGGTVINQQTLIDHPEVADALDYLTGNVSTEDMKHMNYEVDVEGKDPSDVAHDFLVSKHLI; encoded by the coding sequence ATGTTGTCTGAAACATGGTCATTGATTGTTAATCAAAGTGATTTTTTTACTAATTTAATGATTCAGCATTTGGAAATTTCTTTAATTTCGGTTATTTTAGCAATAATACTTGGATTGGGTTTGGGTATTTTTATAAGTGAGTATCCGAAAAATAAATGGATTTTAGCAATTGTTAATCTTATTTATACAATTCCGTCAATAGCATTATTCGGATTTTTAATTCCAGTTTCAGGAGTAGGTAATACCAGTGCAGTTATAGCTTTAACTATTTATGGATTATTGCCTATGGTTAGAAATACATATACTGGGATTCGAACTATTGATGGTAAGATTATTGAAGCTGCAAAAGGAATGGGCAGTACTGATCTTCAAATCTTATTAAAAATTAAATTGCCATTGGCTTTGCCACATATTATGTCTGCAATTCGTAACATGTCTGTTATGACAATTGCTTTAGCAGGTATTGCATCATTTATTGGTGCCGGAGGTTTGGGGGTAGCTATTTACAGAGGTATCACTACAAATAACATGCCTTTGATTGTTGCAGGAAGTGTACTGATTTCTGTTTTAGCAATAGGTATTGATTTGATATTGGGATACTTTGAAAAAATATCTGCACCTGGTGCAAAAAGACCTAAATTCTTCAAATATTTCAAAAATAAAAAAGTGCTTGCTTGCATAGTTATTATTTGCATTCTTCTTGGAGGATATATTGCACATGAGGAAAATCCTGCAAACACAATTCATATTGCAAGTAAGGCATATACTGAAGAATACATTACTGGAGAGCTTTTAAAACAAGTTATTGAAGCACACACGGATTTAAATGTAGAACTTACTTCTGGAGTAGCTGGAGGATCAGGTACAATTCATAGTGGTATGGAATCAGGGGATTTTGATTTATATCCTGAATATACTGGAGTAGCTTGGTTAAGTATTTTACATAAAAACAGCACATATAATGAAACTCAATTTAATGAGTTGAATTCATATTATGAAGATAATTATAATATGACGTGGTATAATAAGTACGGTTTTGAAGATACTTATGGAATAGGAGTTACAAAAGAAGTTGCAGATAAATATAACTTAACAACTTACTCTGATTTGGCTAAAGTTTCTAATCAATTATCTTTCGGAGCGGAATCTGATTTTTATGCACGTGAAGACGGTTATGATGCAATCTGTGATGCTTATGGGTTGAACTTTAAAGATACAATGGATTTGGATGTAAGTCTTAAATATGATGCAGTTAAACAGGGTCAGGTTGATGTAATTGACATTTATACAACTGACGGGCGTTTGGAAAACTCCAATATTGTAGTTTTGGAAGATGATAAGAATTTCTATCCTTCATACTATGGAGGAACAGTAATAAATCAACAAACTTTAATAGATCATCCGGAAGTAGCTGATGCACTTGATTATTTAACTGGTAATGTTTCAACAGAGGACATGAAACATATGAATTATGAAGTTGATGTTGAAGGAAAAGACCCTTCAGATGTAGCTCATGACTTTTTAGTAAGTAAACATTTGATATGA